AATTTGCAgatgctttgtacgatttatacatgtagtatatggtcataatttgttttttttagaaacaaaaattgatgcacgcacAGATCCATcaaccatataatcaaatcaacatggcctaagacaTATCTAGGAAGGTCTAAAACATCCTAAGACTTAATATTTCTCCAGTAAAATATTACatgtcttgttgtttttgtccatCTGCAGCATCTGTAGAGAATGCTGAGCTGTGTAAACTAACACTGAATGATGAAGATCTCGAGCAACTGAAGGAAGCCATTGAAGATCTCTACTACTTTGAGTTTGTTCTTGGTAAGATGGGAAGAACCCTCACTTGTTACTTGTTTGACTTTCGTGCAAAGTCAGATATAAAACAGTTTGCTATCTATCATTCAATGTGAACGCTAACTGGAAAGGTTTGCAATTAGTGCtgcatacaaaaaatgtatctatTCACCAGACAGGAACTAGACTTTTAGGAACTTAACACCTGAGCCTAAACGCTAAATTCCTAAAAGTCTAGTTCCTGCTGCTCAGGTCCAAAAGAAGACCTAAACGTCAGGAACTAGTTTCGGTTTTGCAATAAGCTATCTCTCGCTTATGATattcttccttttcttcctAACtgtctaaaaccttccatagatagTGAAATATGCGCTgggaaaagacaaaaacattgttgTATTTGTCACTTTCTTTGTATTACTGAGATTTTGTGTTTAGTACTGATGGTGTGTAATTTTGCCATATGATGCTATGCCAATATGTAATTCTACTTGTAACCTTAAAAAAAGGATTTATATAGGCCATAGGTTCAGGTCCTGAGTCTGGACCTAAACCTAAACATAAGGAAAGGCATGCAATCCCTAGGACAACactaagccatggtccactgtttattgtacTTATTGAAAAGAGCTAAAAGTAAGAGAATTTCTCCGAACTTAATATGCTAAACTAATGCTGTCCCTATGTGTTCTTTGTCACAACCATCTAGAAAGCACTACTACCAAAAAGTTACAACCGTTACCTTCGATTTCTATTCACAGATGAACTGCCCATCCGTGGGTTTATCGGCCATTTGGATGAGGGCGGTTTTCTCCCCCACAAACACAAGGTGTCCCTCTGGACACATCACCACTTCAACCTGGAGTACAATGGCAATCAGGTAGGGGGCATCCCTGTACTACAAAAATTCTATAAGAGTTCTTTACACACTTGTTACATGTAAAAACTTGTTACAAGATGTTCCATTttacttttgcctttttttacTATCAGATTCTACCACAGTGTCCATATAAAGATTGTTATAGAAAtgttttaccatttggccattTAGATTATTGTGTAAAcaacttgtttattgtttgtttggtttCCATGTTTAGATCATCTCCGCAAACGTGACGACCAGGGGCCACGACCCGTTGAGTCTAGACGAGGTTGAGGCACCGCTGGAACTAACGTTCACATACAGCGTATCGTGGAAGGAAACAACGTAATTATTTAACAATGCCATATTCCTATATAAACATttgctgtaaatgtatttaagtacATGGGGATTTAATGTAGGTCCATTCAAAGGTACTCTTATATTACAAACCCAATGTATTACTTGACTGAATGACCACCGCCTTCATTGGTCACTTTACTACCTTGCCATTACCattatgctaaaataaaatcctggctagagcCAAGCTGAGTTCTTTTGTGTTGATGGGTCAAAACTGCTGAGAGTGGGAATGACACTAGTATTGGGGTGGGGGTTTACAAATTTGTTATGACAATACAATGTGGTCAAATTAACACATCATacttagggctgtgtacctaaagaaattttaggtacaggtacaggtacaggtacaggtacacaggtttaggtacaggtccggacctttacctgtacctaaacaaatttgatcaattatctgtaagttataaatgtagCCAACTGTCTTTCTTAGAGAAAAATTGTCTTTGTCCTTTGTCCTTTGTATGAGGATTTAGAAatttgaacctcaaaacaaagttttattgattttcaactgcaagattatcacaattgtcatctttgatttggaaTTTATGTATCTGTAGCCTTTAAAAGTGGTGTCCTCAAGTGCTTTAgtgtgtttaggtacaggtacaggtacacagatgtttaggtccggacatGTACCCAAACAATTTttcaggtacggtacaggtacgggtatttaggtacacagccctaatcaTACTTAATAAGTTTTAATgcattttcctttctttccttgtcTGTAGTGAGAAGTACGAGACCCGAGGACAGAGACTGAGAGATTCCAGTTTCTTCCCAAAAACCCTGGAGATCCACTGGCTGTCTATCATCAACTCCATGGTCCTGGTGTTTCTACTCATCGGCTTTGTGGTCATCATTCTGGTCAGTTCCATtatgtcatatatatatttatgtcatacctgggccgcgaaaacgttcgatacaggtgtcccggaccgtgtgataactttctgtaaCACACGGGTTcttaagttgtatcacacaggcttccttcgagtaaatcaacCTATTTCGAatgggccgaatacggcacggttgaagATTCCAATACTGGATTAGGACGTTAGagttgctgttgttacaatcttttgttcgaggacacaacattttctcaacttctggtgcatttcgcattgaAATATGTGCTTTCTCAAGTGGGTTTGACATAGATAccccttcggccgtcgggcgatccttcccgcggtcgggctggaacTTTggctgatacggaatacaccatgttgtattctatgtatATACCTTGGCTGCGATATTAATGTTCCATAAAGGTGTTTCAGACCGGGTGataattttccgtatcacacaggcttcttagttgtatcacacaggttaCTGCAAGCGAgttcttttattcaaatttttCTCGAATTGATAttcttaaagaataaagttgttgGCACAAATGGGAACAATGTGTTGCGTTTTATCCTTTTCATGAGTAGTTTggcaattacatgtaaatgagaCTGTTTTTGACCTGCATATGGCACATTAGTCAGTATCACTCGCGGTCAGGCTTGTACCTCgagtgatacggaatacaccgtgttgtattctatatttctcCTATACACAGCACAGTACAACAAAGACTTTGATTGTAAAGGAATCTAAAAATATAAGGAGCTATATCCATTTGTGTATTTATTCTATAAGTGAACAGTGTAAGCATATTAGTAGCTGTATTTTTTAAACTATTTTATCTTGTTCCATAGATGCGTGTTCTGAAGAACGATTTTGCGCGGTACAACACGGAGGAGGAAGACAGCGAGGACCTTGACCAGGACGATAACGGGTGGAAGATCATCCACACCGACGTGTTCCGCTTCCCGCCACACAAGAGCATCTTCTGCGCCATCCTCGGTGagacaaaaaacttttttttttaaatttcctatttcagtacacaaagtaaagctcTTACTGACGAACTTtggatcagtcctctgatccttctcaagttgaattGTATCAAAGCCTATGTCATGTGGCCAGAACAAAATTGCGACATGGTGTCAAAGGTATCCGACAGTTTGTGGTTCCTAGACATCTAAAActaaaaatgaagcaaaaggAGGATATGAAAACAAATGCTATGATAAAAATCTTAG
The sequence above is drawn from the Branchiostoma floridae strain S238N-H82 chromosome 17, Bfl_VNyyK, whole genome shotgun sequence genome and encodes:
- the LOC118404238 gene encoding transmembrane 9 superfamily member 1-like; translated protein: MAALLATLLLLGVQGSLGKTYEDGEKVTLYVNKVGPYFNPHETYNYYELPLCRPEKVEFASLTLGEVLHGDRMAVSTYDMKFKASVENAELCKLTLNDEDLEQLKEAIEDLYYFEFVLDELPIRGFIGHLDEGGFLPHKHKVSLWTHHHFNLEYNGNQIISANVTTRGHDPLSLDEVEAPLELTFTYSVSWKETTEKYETRGQRLRDSSFFPKTLEIHWLSIINSMVLVFLLIGFVVIILMRVLKNDFARYNTEEEDSEDLDQDDNGWKIIHTDVFRFPPHKSIFCAILGVGSQFLTLATGIIVMALMGMFNVHKHGAMNSAAILLYALTSCVSGYVSGNMFRKLGGHNWVWNIILVSCIYTVPFFLMWSVANSVAWYLGSTQALPYTTVILLILIWLLGKYWPAQSLVSRL